GTGCCCCCACCTCTGCGCTCGCCCCCAGGCTGCGGCCGGCTCTCGGCCAGCTGGGAGCCCCTCTACGGGCCCAGCAAGCCCAGCCCTGTGGCGGCCCAGTTCACCAGCGAGGGCAGCACGCTGTCGGGCGTCGAGGTGGAGCTGGCGAGCGCCGGCTACCGCATGTCGCTGGTCAAGAAGAGGTTTGCAACAGGTACCGCTGCTGGGTGTGCAAAGTCCCTTCCCTGGGGAGCACGGGGTCCTTTCCCACGGCCCCGGGGTGCACAGGTCCCTTCCCTGGGATGTGCAGGGTCTCTTCCCACGGCCCCGGGGTGCACAGTGTCCCATCCCTGCTCTGCatggccccggggcccccaggTCCCTTCCCTGCTCCCGTGGCTGCAGGGTGCACGGGCTCCCTTTCCCCCTCGCTGGGGCCGGCCCAGCAGCCGTGCCCAGCCTGCGGACAGCGCTGGCGGCCCGGCTCGGTGCCAGGGACGCCTCCGGCTGGGCACGGGCCCCCTCCGGCTGCGCTCACCCCCTCCTCACCGCCGTTCCTCCCGCAGGGATTTACCTGGCTGGGTCCTGAGCGTCGGCTGTCCCCGGATCCTCCGAGCTCCTCCGGGCTTTCCCTTTGGTTGTTTGAACACTGGACGGAGGCTGGCCGGGGAGGGGGTGCTGCAGCCACGACCGGGGCCCTGGCCAAGGTCCCGGCTTGTGCTGGCTGGGTAAgagccctcctcctcctcctcctcctcctcccggctCCCCTCCGTGGTCGCCTTGGCTGTAACCGTCGTCTCCTGCTGGCTGGAGGATGGTCCCCCCCGTCCTCCTCTGTGCTGTGAAgggagcaggagctgctcttttattaaacactttattttctaataacCCCCCGCCACCACCGGCTCCTGCCTGTGTCGTGGGGCCGGAGCTGCCGGCACCGCCTGCGTGGGCAGTGCCGGGCGCCTCCTTGGCAACGTGGCTCGGCTGCCGAGCCCTgctcccgcggggcgccgcgccgcgctcccccggCGGCCCCACCGCGGCTCGGGGGGAAACCGAGGCAGGGAGCGTGGCGGGGCCTCGCAGCGCCCCTCGGCTGCCGGCAGCGCTCctcggggcgggcgggcgggtgggcggcctccctccctccctccctccctccctccgcggCACCTGCCGGTGGGAGGATCGCGGCAGAAGACACGCCGCTGCCACGGCATTCCCCGCAGAGGGAGAGGCCGAGGCACAGGGATGGTCCTgagctgcagccagcactgcaCCAAGGTACCagggggctgccggggcggatgctgccggggcgcggggggctccgGGCTTTGGCTCTCCGGGAGCGCCAGCAGCTCTTTGCAgccggcggcgcagcgcggTGCAGTCGGGGTGCCAAGGTGGCACTCCCCGCCGCAGGAAACTGTCCTGGCTGGACGGGCTCTGCCCTCATGGCCACGGGGACGGTGGGTGCCCGGTGGGCGAGATGCAGCCGGGGTCCTCGTGCCACCTGTGGTGCCTCTGCCCGGGCGGTTTTCCCTCGAGGGCTGCCGCCAGCAAACCCAGGCTGGCTTCTCCGTGTGCCCTGGGCCTGCCGGCTCATCGCCGTAGCGGCGCCAGGAGTCGTCCTTCGGGCACCAACACCCCTGCCCCTGGGGCGCCCGCATCCCTGCACCCTCCCTGGGCATCCCCGGCTTCAGGGCTGCATCCCGGAGGTGCCAGCGTGCCTTCTCCAGGCCGTGTCTGGGAGCACAGGGAGGGGCTGTTAGGAGACCTCTGGCCCAGTGCAAACAGCCCATCCTGGAGCTCGTGGGATTTATTGTCATGCCTGGGGCTCAGGCGtttccagctgctctgcctgtgccCGTGGGTGCCCGGCCCCACCTACCCCTCGGCGCTGCCTGCATGGCAGCGGGCGCCAGGCTGGAGCAGCCTCCCTTCTGGGGCTGGGAAGTGGCTTTGGGGGCCGAAGGATGGATGGGGGTGAAGGGGCAGGATCGTCGCGGGCCAGCCGCGGGGAGCAGCGGGGCAGCCGCCGGCGAGGCCGAGCGGGCAGCTCGCGCCGTGGGGCCCTTTGCAGGCTCCCGGGTTTGCAGGATGGGCTCCAGGCGGGAGCCTCGGGCCGGGGTccccccgcggcagccgcgTCCTCGGGAGGAGCCGGGGAGCAGGTAACGGGGCTGGGGGGCCGCAGCCGGTGCGCCCAGGCAAAGGGGCAGCCCGCAGGCAAAGCGGGGCTCGCTCCGGCGAGGGGGGAGCCTTCGGCCTCCGCGGTCGTCGCCGGCGCGGGGGGATCCGCGTGGTCCCTTCCCCTTCGGAGAGCACCAGCCCCAGCTGAGCCCCGCTGCCCCCCTCTCTTGCAGAAAATGTCCCCACGGTGCTACAGGCTGGAGGTGTGGGGCCTGGGCGctgtggggctgctggggctctGCTACCTCCTGTACAGCGACCAACGGCTTTGGCTGAGCGTGGCCGCCGGCCCCGAGCCCAGCCCCAGTGCCGCCCCCGGCCTGCCGGCGCCCTCGgccgagccccccgcccccTGCGCCGCCGACCCCTCGGTGCACAACGTCTCCGGCTTCGCCACCCTGCCCGGCCACGTGCAGGACTTCCTGCGCTACAAGCACTGCCGCGCTTTCCCCCCGCTGCTCGACGTGCCGGGCAAGTGCGGCGGGCCGGCGCGGTCCCCCGGcgtcttcctcctcctggccaTCAAGTCCTCGCCGGGGAACTACGCGCGCCGGGAGGTGATCCGCAAGACGTGGGGGCAGGAGCGGAGGGTGGCGGGGGTCTACATCCGCCGCGTCTTCCTCTGCGGAGTGGTGCCCGGCGGCGCCGAGGCGCCCAAGCTGAACCGGCTGCTGCGGCTGGAGCAGCGGGAGCACGGCGACGTCCTGCAGTGGGATTTCTGGGACACCTTCTTCAACCTGACGCTGAAGCAGGTGCTCTTCCACGCCTGGCTGGAGGAGAGCTGCCCCGGCGTCCGCTTCATCTTCAACGGCGACGACGACGTCTTCGTCAACACGGACAACGTGGTCCGCTTCGCGCTGAGCGCCCGGGGCGCCGAGAACGGGCACCTCTACGTGGGCCACCTCATCGCCAACGTGGGCCCCATccgcagcaagagcagcaagtaCTACGTGCCCCCGCAGGTGATGGCCTCGGAGCGGTACCCGCCCTACTGCGGGGGCGGCGGCGTGCTCATGTCCGGCTTCACCGCCCGCACCATCTACCAGCAGTCGCGGCACGTCGAGCTCTTCCCCATCGACGACGTCTACCTGGGCATGTGCCTGGAGAAGGCAGGGCTGGCCCCGGCTTCGCACGCTGGCATCCGGACCCTGGGCATCCATGTGCCCGCCCCGGCCGAGCCCTTCGACCCCTGCTACTACCGGGAGCTGCTGCTCGTGCACCGCTTCGTGCCCTACGAGGTGGCGCTGATGTGGCACGCCGTCCGCGAGCCCC
This sequence is a window from Rhea pennata isolate bPtePen1 chromosome 27, bPtePen1.pri, whole genome shotgun sequence. Protein-coding genes within it:
- the B3GNT3 gene encoding N-acetyllactosaminide beta-1,3-N-acetylglucosaminyltransferase 3, with translation MSPRCYRLEVWGLGAVGLLGLCYLLYSDQRLWLSVAAGPEPSPSAAPGLPAPSAEPPAPCAADPSVHNVSGFATLPGHVQDFLRYKHCRAFPPLLDVPGKCGGPARSPGVFLLLAIKSSPGNYARREVIRKTWGQERRVAGVYIRRVFLCGVVPGGAEAPKLNRLLRLEQREHGDVLQWDFWDTFFNLTLKQVLFHAWLEESCPGVRFIFNGDDDVFVNTDNVVRFALSARGAENGHLYVGHLIANVGPIRSKSSKYYVPPQVMASERYPPYCGGGGVLMSGFTARTIYQQSRHVELFPIDDVYLGMCLEKAGLAPASHAGIRTLGIHVPAPAEPFDPCYYRELLLVHRFVPYEVALMWHAVREPRLRCGRHVDIYPST